actgaaTGACTTTAGATGCTCAGGTGTCAAAGTGCAGAAGCTTGACTGGTGAGTTGTTGACTACGTGATACGTTGCTGATATGAGGGGAGTTTCAGTTTGAGCAGTGATGTTGCAACTTCAGTCCTTCATGGAGGCTGTGGCATGTGAAAGTTCGGGATTTTGTTTATGACAGATCAATAATTTGTGGTAAGTCTTGAAGCTGTAACTTCATGAATGTACGATAGTTTTATATTCTGAACTTTGAATGCTTGTTTTCAACTGGTGCCTGCAGCTATTTGTCTCACATGCATGTTTCCAGATGACACTAAATGTAAGAGCTCTCGGGTTGTGGTaaagatagaaaataaataactaattatCTTTAACAAAGTCAGCAGTGTTTAGCATTTAGAAAGGAGGTTTTTTGTAAACTTGAAGGTCTGCACTTTCAGCTAGTTATTCATAGTGTCTTTGCCTATGGTGAAAGGATTTATCTTGTTATACTGAAGAATTATTATCAATGGGTGATTATCTCTTTCCTATTCTACTCATGTATTGTACATGCTGTTGCACATGTTGAGAAGCATCAAAATGACAGTATGTGATATCTGCACccacacagagagggaggtcGCTGTGCAGAGATGGCTATGGTATGCCTGACGGATTTTGAGGAGTATGCCAAGGAGCATCTCTCAAAGGCCACCTGGGATTACTATGCCGCTGGAGCAGACGAATGTTGCACCAGAGACGACAATCTACTGGCTTACAAAAggtacactgaaaaaaataaacccaGACATTCAAGGCCATCACAAGTATGTGATTTAACTTTTCAGTTTATGGCTGCAGATAATCAGTCACTGTTAAACTTGTGCAGAGTAAAAGTGCAGCTTAAACCCATATAAACAAAATACCACGTTtacaaaaaacaaccacaccATTTGGGGTTTATGTTTAAACTGATGATCATGTGAGGACAGTGCCTGTAAAAATGTCatagataaatgttttttgtggacTTTGGACTGCTGTTACAgatgtctatgtgtgtgtgtgtggttgtgatTCTTTATAATCACTAACAGAcagttacattttacacagcacTCATGCTCCACTGTTTCCCAACCCCCTGTAGTGACGAAGAAACTGTTTTGAAAGTTGCATTATTATCAGTGGGACAAACATACAGGGTCATCATTTTTTAATCTTGTCAGAGCCTTTCCCTTGTGTGCATCCTTGTACATTCCTCTCAGCTTTCctaattctttatttaaaaaaaaaaagcgataGACTGCTTTTCCTTACTGTGATGCTTCGTACTATATATCTTCAACAACCCTGTTACTAAAGATATGCTGATATATTTGGGGTCAGGCTAGTGATTTTCCTCCTGCACGAATATGGGTTGGGCTGTGTCCTGGAATGTGAGAGTTTTGGGAAAACTGAATGTCAGAGTGTCGCGTCtgtatttattcagaaaaatCTGATATGTGCATCAAAAACAGCATGATATCATTTCATAAATATAGACATATCTTGAAGGGAGCTGTTCAGAACATTTCTTCCTCGCAAACTGCCacattgcattttatttgttatgatTGCTCAGGATCCGTCTGAGGCCTCGGATCCTGCGGGATGTGTCAGTGAGCGACACTCGGACCACAGTGCAGGGGACAGAAATCAGCTTCCCAGTTGGTATTGCACCTACTGCCTTTCACTGCCTGGCCTGGCATGAAGGGGAGGTGGCTACAGCTCGAGGTGAGGATGGTATTTGTGTCTCTCTATCAATCTTCATTTACCATAGCAATGATTTCTCAACTTTCACCACACAGCCACTGAGGCACTCAACACCTGCTACATCACCAGCACTTACTCCACCTGCTCAGTGGAGGAGATAGTGGCAGCAGCACCAAACGGTTACCGCTGGTTCCAGCTGTATGTGTACAGGGACCGGAAGCTGTCAGAACAGATTGTGCACCGTGTAGAGGCGCTTGGCTACAAGGCTCTGGTCCTCACTGTTGACGTCCCCTACACCGGAAAGCGCCGCAATGACATCCGCAACCAGTTCAAGCTGCCACCACACCTCAAGGTCAAGAACTTTGATGGAGTATTCCAGgtaacaattttttttaatgtactctctaaaacatacagtgacgagaaaaagtatgtgaacagtATGTGTAACATAGCACAGGCATATATATTGAGAACAACCTTAAAAATCTCATACTGCAAATGGAAAAAGCAAAACTAGCAGAGCGTCTATGGCAGGACATCACAAAGGAAGTCGCTACTTACTAAAAATtacattgctgcacgcctgaacTTAGCAAAAttacagttttgtggactgatgaaactatattaaactatttggaaagaacacacagcactacatccggcgtaaaaaggtcacagcatatcatcatgaaaacatcattccaattgtaaagtatagtggaggaaacatccatgatttgggcctgctttgctgcatcagggttTGGccaacacaacagaatggcttcagaaacaaaatctgccttttggagtggcctagtcagagcccagacctcaacccaatgAAGATGCTATagaatgacttgaagagagtcacacaTGAGACATTCAAAGAATATGACAtagctaaagcagttctgcagaagAATGGGCTAAAAGTCCTTCTGAACGAAGTGCAGGTCTGATCTACAGCTTCAGGAAGGACCTGGTTGAggttgtgttattattgtagacacattatatttgttaaaactcttgacttaaagatcagatcagaatttaagacaaattaatgcagaaaaccatgaaattccaaaagattcacatacttttgttgccactgtataaAGACGTAACGGAAAATACACGAGGCAAATCAAAGATAAAACTaaagcaaaaatgaaacaaaagccgtcaagacaaaacaaagatgaaacatgtgaaacaagaaaacacaatataCTAAACAAGTCTGCCTCATTTACTGCTTCTTTAATACAATATTACACGTTTACACTGAATAAAACCGCTGTATTCAAGTcactgttttttatgtttgcacTGTTACATCAGATAACAATGATATGATATCAGATTATTAAAAGTCTGTTAGTAAAGGTACAGTAATAGTTCAGAGTATATTTGTATGTGAAGTAGACACTTACAACAGTTGTATGTGTACAACATGCACTATAAGCAGGAGACTGCGGGCCCAGAGGAGTATGGGATCCCAGCCAACACCTTAGACCCCTCCATCAGCTGGAAGGACGTGTACTGGCTGCAGTCCATCACCCGTCTGCCTGTTATCATCAAGGGTATCCTAACCAAGGAGGATGCTGAGCTGGCCGTGGAGCATGGTGTTCAGGGTATCATCGTGTCAAACCATGGGGGGAGACAGCTGGATGGAGGTCCAGCCTCGGTACGTACTGACCAGATGACTTGcattatattataaaaacatcttGTGTCTGATGTCATATTTCCAGATGGGATGTAGGTGTACGTGAGGTAGCAACAAATATGACATGTAAAGGTATTAAAGGTAGAATAAAAAGAAGCAGGAGCAGTATTTGTGTGTAGTAGTGGTACTAGTAGTATGCCTATTAAATGTACAAGTAGTAGTGACGCGCAGTAACTGCAGTTTGTGTACATTACTAGCAGTAGAAACTGTTGCAGCAGTTATCAGTAATTAAAGGCTCCTGCCAAGAGTTAGGGTTAAACTTTGGCTGCAGTATAAACAGCCAGTCTACACTGACCAGACTGTGCACTGTTCCTTTGAAGTACGTTGGCCCTCTTATGTCTTCACCTTTGCTACCAACAGATCGATGCACTGGCAGAGATCGTGGACACTGTGCAGGGCCGGATCGAGATCTATCTGGACGGAGGAATCAGGACAGGAAGTGATGTGCTGAAAGCACTGGCCTTGGGAGCAAAGTGTGTATTCATTGGCCGTCCAGCAGTGTGGGGCCTTGCATACAAGGTACTGTGGCAATAAGACAGTGAAGTGttagtcaaagtagctctagccCACACCCACAAACAAATTGGAAGGCTAACACAagactccagttagcttttttatagtcattattcaaagggttcaaatactttttccattcCAAACCATGAGGTTTTCctagttgttctcaataaacacatgaaagatcaaaacattttttgtgttattgttttaggcacattaaatttgttgatacttttgacttagacgaagatcagatcatgttttatgacaaattaatgcagaaaactacaaaatccCACATGTGGgatgtattttgtgtgtgcatgtggccttttgcacttttatttgaaattttaGTACTCACAGTTATTTAGCTATCTGACacatattttcatgttttctttgtctgaaCTCAGTGAAATCATAAAGATTTTACGCACTGTGTCTTTCATTAGTGTGTCTGCACTCACTGTTTTTATCTATACAGTCATATGTTTCATTGTGTGATCTTCCAGGGTGAGGAAGGAGTGAGGGAAGTACTGCAAATCTTAAATGATGAGTTCCGTCTGTCCATGGCTTTGTCAGGTGAGAGATGTCAAATCAAGTCACTAGAACAATCATGACTGTGGCCATGTTTATACATTTTGTGCCAAAATAAGTAGAGTAtctcaaataaaacaacagcgTGTCTGAATTGATTCAGGTTGCAGGAACGTGGCAGAGATCAACAGGAACCTCATTCAGTTCTCCAAGCTTTAACAtgccagcagggggcagcactGAGGACAATAAGGACACCCACTGAAGAGAGTGTTGAACAAGACTCAGAAACAGCATCGTGATGAAATGAAAGATGTTCACTTCAATACTCATGTCTTCATCACGTCAAGAAGACATGATACATGCAAGCAGCTTCCATCATTTGGAAATGACCAAACTGTCTTCATGCCAGAATGCATGAGTGAGAAAAGGcaaatgaaagtgtttttgcttttggatTGGAGGAGATGGAGACACTTATGATGAAACCAAGAAACAGATGATGACATACACTGTGGTTTGAAatgctgcctgtgtttgtggTTTAATAAACACCTGCTGAGGTGATGATTTGTTGGTATTTTCTGTATCTGTTATTAGCAGGTGaagtttttggtttgtttgttgacAACCTTTTAATGCAGGAAAATTAAAGTATAGTAGTCTGACTGAAAGTGTAGGCACATAATCGCTCTAATGTCTTTAGAAGAAACTGGTTTTaaattgaataataatataatatattgttgAGTATGTTAGATGCTTTCAACTTTCATTCTgcaaattacataaaaaattGTTACCATTAAAAAAACCATTAAAATGTTAGTGAATGATAAATGAATGATAacaatttaatacatttcattttcttcttttactgcATACTGCATAATTTCAAAACCTTAAAAGCCGTTTGTGAAACTTGCATATTTCACTAACCATATCACAAGTGTGACACAGTGGCGGGTGCATGAAGATgtgtaaagacagaaagagaagtaGCACAGGAAGTCGCTGAGGTCTTGGTTAAGTGAAACGTTGAAACGGTGATGCTCACTCAGACGCTTCAGTTCTCCAAACAGCTGGGGCAGTGCAGCAGACAGTCTGCTGAGTGTTCCTCTCGGAGTTCTGGTCAGTTAGATTAACAGGCTGGAGGGAGGCCTCGGGTCCAGTCTGCTGAGGAAGCTTTCTTCCAGGTAGGTCACCCAACGACATTTCTGTAGTTTTACAGTACATCCAGCTCCATTTCAAACATCTGCAGGCATGGATGACAAGAAAAACCTACCACAGGTTCATATGTGTACATTCATGTGCAGTCATACACTACAAAAGTAGATTTAGGTCACACCGCTGTATCACACTTTACTCACTTTTAATAACTGGTGGTGATACTAAGCACTGGCACCCAATGACTTTAAAAATAGCTAATGAAACAAAGATCAACTTTAAGTTCTTTAAACTGAGTCTTGAATGAATTAGAGAGGTAAGAAGTCAGAGTTAAAAAGCATTACAACACCAAGAAAGAGCTTTTATCTAG
This Anabas testudineus chromosome 21, fAnaTes1.2, whole genome shotgun sequence DNA region includes the following protein-coding sequences:
- the hao2 gene encoding hydroxyacid oxidase 2 isoform X1, with the translated sequence MAMVCLTDFEEYAKEHLSKATWDYYAAGADECCTRDDNLLAYKRIRLRPRILRDVSVSDTRTTVQGTEISFPVGIAPTAFHCLAWHEGEVATARATEALNTCYITSTYSTCSVEEIVAAAPNGYRWFQLYVYRDRKLSEQIVHRVEALGYKALVLTVDVPYTGKRRNDIRNQFKLPPHLKVKNFDGVFQQETAGPEEYGIPANTLDPSISWKDVYWLQSITRLPVIIKGILTKEDAELAVEHGVQGIIVSNHGGRQLDGGPASIDALAEIVDTVQGRIEIYLDGGIRTGSDVLKALALGAKCVFIGRPAVWGLAYKGEEGVREVLQILNDEFRLSMALSGCRNVAEINRNLIQFSKL
- the hao2 gene encoding hydroxyacid oxidase 2 isoform X2, whose amino-acid sequence is MAMVCLTDFEEYAKEHLSKATWDYYAAGADECCTRDDNLLAYKRIRLRPRILRDVSVSDTRTTVQGTEISFPVGIAPTAFHCLAWHEGEVATARATEALNTCYITSTYSTCSVEEIVAAAPNGYRWFQLYVYRDRKLSEQIVHRVEALGYKALVLTVDVPYTGKRRNDIRNQFKLPPHLKVKNFDGVFQETAGPEEYGIPANTLDPSISWKDVYWLQSITRLPVIIKGILTKEDAELAVEHGVQGIIVSNHGGRQLDGGPASIDALAEIVDTVQGRIEIYLDGGIRTGSDVLKALALGAKCVFIGRPAVWGLAYKGEEGVREVLQILNDEFRLSMALSGCRNVAEINRNLIQFSKL